The following are from one region of the Edaphobacter acidisoli genome:
- a CDS encoding M61 family metallopeptidase, with amino-acid sequence MNKRCSFLTLALLALTSTVALYAEQPIRITADLSEAPRKLYHAEIDIPVHAGDLTLTTPKWIPGNHRPTGPVSDITGVVFTANGKPLAWRRDDVEMYQFHVTIPEGVTTLHAHLDCIVTSRVTQKWAVLEWEKLLLYPADKPVKDIPIEPSVSVPAGWGIGTALTPTGTDTKPVPETGVDEADHTSTPGAVTTHYAATTVEQLEDSPVITGEYFHELALAPDISPKHYIDVVADEPYDSNLRPQLLDELSNLVREASAAYASHHYHVYHFLLTLSDATDGEGLEHGQSSDNGTDEKIFSDQDHQLVDSDLLSHEFTHSWNGKYRRPARLYQPTFETPEQTDLLWVYEGLTEYMGNVLATRSGLKSQSEYRDILAMSAANLDNKPGREWRPTLDTAIAASVLRETSATWSNWRRGQDYYQEGELLWLDADTLIRQRTNNQKSLTDFLHIFLGKGGNTGPLIVPYELPEIVADLNQVTPYDWAKFLHDRIDNINPHADLDGITRGGYKLVYTAKPNASEEIIDKTSRHPRGANVWYSLGIRVSDSGVISDVRWGGPADTARLHPGQKIIAVDGIIFSSGALKAAIDKAKGTTEPLHLILQSDNFVTLTDINYHDGQRYPALVRVDSGPDYLDDITAPLTKPQPGSAERQ; translated from the coding sequence ATGAACAAACGTTGTTCTTTTCTAACCCTTGCTCTGCTCGCTCTCACCTCTACCGTCGCTCTCTACGCCGAGCAACCCATCCGCATCACCGCCGACCTCTCTGAAGCCCCCCGCAAGCTCTACCACGCCGAGATCGACATCCCCGTCCACGCCGGCGACCTCACGCTCACCACGCCAAAGTGGATTCCCGGCAACCATCGCCCCACCGGCCCCGTCAGCGACATCACCGGCGTCGTCTTCACCGCCAACGGCAAGCCACTCGCCTGGCGCCGCGATGACGTCGAGATGTACCAGTTCCACGTCACCATCCCCGAAGGCGTAACCACGCTGCACGCGCACCTCGACTGCATCGTCACCTCACGCGTTACGCAAAAGTGGGCCGTGCTTGAGTGGGAAAAACTCTTGCTCTATCCCGCCGACAAGCCCGTCAAAGACATCCCCATCGAGCCCTCCGTCTCCGTCCCAGCAGGATGGGGCATCGGCACCGCGCTCACGCCCACAGGCACTGACACCAAGCCCGTTCCAGAGACAGGCGTCGACGAAGCCGACCACACCTCCACACCCGGCGCAGTCACCACGCACTACGCGGCCACCACCGTCGAGCAGCTTGAAGACTCCCCCGTCATCACCGGCGAATACTTCCACGAGCTCGCCCTCGCGCCCGATATCTCCCCCAAGCACTACATCGACGTAGTCGCCGACGAACCCTACGACTCAAATCTTCGCCCACAGCTCCTCGACGAGCTCTCCAACCTCGTCCGCGAAGCCAGCGCCGCTTACGCCTCGCACCACTACCACGTCTACCACTTCCTCCTCACGCTCTCCGACGCAACCGACGGCGAAGGCCTCGAGCACGGCCAGTCCTCCGACAACGGCACCGACGAAAAAATCTTCTCCGATCAAGACCACCAGCTCGTCGACTCCGACCTGCTCTCGCACGAGTTCACCCACTCGTGGAACGGCAAATATCGCCGCCCCGCTCGCCTCTACCAGCCAACGTTCGAGACACCCGAACAAACCGACCTGCTCTGGGTCTACGAGGGCCTGACGGAGTATATGGGCAATGTGCTCGCCACACGCTCTGGCCTGAAGTCGCAATCCGAGTACCGCGACATCCTCGCCATGTCCGCCGCCAATCTCGACAACAAGCCTGGCCGAGAGTGGCGCCCCACACTCGACACTGCCATCGCCGCCAGCGTCCTGCGCGAAACCAGCGCAACCTGGTCCAACTGGCGCCGCGGACAGGACTACTACCAGGAAGGCGAGCTCCTCTGGCTCGACGCCGACACGCTCATCCGCCAGCGCACCAACAACCAGAAGTCCCTCACCGACTTCCTGCACATCTTCCTCGGCAAGGGCGGAAACACCGGCCCGCTCATCGTCCCCTATGAGCTTCCCGAGATCGTCGCCGACCTGAACCAGGTCACACCCTACGACTGGGCAAAGTTCCTCCATGACCGCATCGACAACATCAACCCACACGCCGACCTCGACGGCATCACGCGCGGCGGCTACAAGCTCGTCTACACCGCAAAGCCGAACGCATCCGAAGAGATCATCGACAAAACCTCCAGACACCCGCGCGGAGCCAACGTCTGGTACTCGCTCGGCATCCGTGTCTCCGACTCCGGCGTCATCTCCGACGTCCGCTGGGGAGGCCCAGCCGACACCGCCAGGCTCCACCCCGGACAGAAGATCATCGCCGTCGACGGCATCATCTTCTCTTCAGGCGCGCTCAAGGCCGCCATCGATAAAGCCAAAGGCACAACCGAACCACTCCATCTCATCCTGCAAAGCGACAACTTCGTCACCCTCACCGACATCAACTACCACGACGGCCAACGCTACCCCGCCCTCGTCCGCGTAGACAGCGGCCCTGACTACCTGGACGACATCACCGCACCGCTGACCAAACCTCAACCCGGTTCGGCAGAGAGACAGTAA
- a CDS encoding SRPBCC family protein: protein MAAVVEQAEGKGLKLELTRVIKASRERVFDVWTRPEFVRQWFGGEVRPCSRAEADPRAGGTYLFEMTGTTGGSGTDVSTSRVTGRYVTVNPFDLLVFTWCGDWNPTEESLVTVALRDVDGGTEIKLTQERFATEASRDAHRNGWTGPLDKLVRFAETK, encoded by the coding sequence ATGGCCGCAGTCGTAGAACAGGCAGAAGGTAAGGGCTTGAAGCTGGAGTTGACGCGTGTGATCAAGGCAAGCAGGGAGCGCGTCTTCGATGTATGGACCAGGCCGGAGTTTGTGCGGCAGTGGTTCGGTGGGGAGGTCAGGCCGTGCAGCAGGGCGGAGGCGGACCCGCGTGCCGGCGGCACGTATCTCTTTGAGATGACCGGCACGACAGGAGGAAGCGGAACCGATGTGAGCACTTCGAGGGTGACTGGCAGATACGTGACAGTCAATCCGTTTGATCTGCTGGTGTTTACGTGGTGTGGCGACTGGAATCCGACGGAAGAGTCGCTGGTGACGGTGGCGTTGCGGGATGTGGACGGTGGCACCGAGATCAAACTGACGCAGGAGCGGTTTGCGACCGAGGCTTCGCGGGATGCGCATCGGAATGGATGGACTGGCCCGCTGGACAAGCTGGTCCGGTTCGCAGAGACGAAGTAG
- a CDS encoding ArsR/SmtB family transcription factor, protein MVESNALQLDLIFHALSDTTRRAILRDIAGYEKTVGEIARPYEMTLAAVSKHLKVLEAAELVERRKRGSYQMVRLNAKSLRSAEEWLAFYEKFWTQQLDALQTYLEKGEDNGRSRRTGRR, encoded by the coding sequence ATGGTTGAATCCAATGCTTTACAACTCGATCTGATTTTTCATGCGCTCTCGGACACGACGCGGAGAGCGATTCTGCGGGACATTGCCGGATATGAGAAGACGGTTGGCGAGATTGCGCGGCCGTATGAGATGACGCTTGCTGCTGTTTCGAAGCACCTGAAGGTGTTGGAGGCGGCGGAGCTGGTCGAGCGGCGGAAGCGTGGGAGCTACCAGATGGTTCGGTTGAATGCGAAGTCACTGAGGTCGGCCGAGGAGTGGCTGGCCTTCTATGAAAAATTCTGGACGCAGCAGTTGGATGCTCTCCAGACCTACCTGGAAAAAGGAGAAGACAATGGCCGCAGTCGTAGAACAGGCAGAAGGTAA
- a CDS encoding SPOR domain-containing protein, protein MELWSEYEGRTIDGVFPLTKLLQPEGRSAFFATPNGTGKPTVIRLIESHFDDDRIVSRWREVAALDHPNLVKLKKFGKVEMDGAPLVYGVMEPADGNLGEIVSVRRLTVEETREVAESLVGALKALHDNGFVHEHIDPGSVLAVGEKIKLRSDCIRETPEGDEGVAIKRRDVRDLAAVLLRSLTQRRTLEEAKSELPLAAPFDGIVRNGLNGSWGLREIAAALAPAASPQIAAGTVVPAAATAPVAAVAASAATPAVVNKLGGEPKSEFRNKPEIEFEDEPEVAAMPSSRTAALLADEEDVSSRSGMGWKALVGVGVVVVALFVWGMFHGHSAEQSVAVVHPAAVDAAVTQQSAPVPADLKPSAATGVDGVASSAASTAGQAAGDRVEWRAIAFTYNHEDQAKTKAERLASRHPELKPEVFTPNGRAPYLVSIGGAMSREDAYALARKARSERVAGDVYAQNFHMAGPSE, encoded by the coding sequence ATGGAACTTTGGAGTGAATACGAAGGACGCACGATTGATGGTGTTTTCCCTCTAACCAAACTGTTGCAGCCTGAAGGGCGGAGCGCGTTCTTCGCGACCCCGAACGGCACGGGAAAGCCGACGGTGATTCGGCTGATCGAGTCGCACTTTGACGACGACAGGATTGTGTCGCGGTGGCGTGAAGTGGCGGCGCTGGACCACCCGAACCTGGTGAAGCTGAAGAAGTTTGGCAAGGTGGAGATGGATGGCGCTCCGCTGGTTTATGGCGTGATGGAGCCTGCGGACGGGAATCTGGGAGAGATTGTCAGTGTGCGTCGGCTGACGGTGGAGGAGACGCGCGAGGTTGCCGAGAGTCTGGTGGGAGCCTTGAAGGCTCTGCACGACAACGGCTTTGTGCATGAGCATATCGATCCGGGCAGCGTGCTGGCTGTGGGCGAGAAGATCAAGCTGCGGAGCGATTGCATTCGCGAGACGCCAGAGGGTGATGAAGGCGTTGCAATCAAGCGGCGAGACGTGCGCGATCTGGCGGCGGTGCTGCTGCGGTCGCTGACGCAGCGGAGGACGCTGGAGGAGGCGAAGAGTGAGTTGCCTCTGGCGGCTCCGTTCGATGGGATTGTGCGGAATGGGTTGAATGGGAGCTGGGGGCTCAGGGAGATTGCAGCTGCGCTTGCTCCTGCTGCTTCGCCGCAGATTGCTGCCGGCACGGTGGTGCCTGCGGCTGCTACTGCTCCGGTGGCCGCGGTTGCTGCATCGGCGGCTACGCCTGCGGTTGTGAATAAGCTGGGCGGCGAGCCTAAGAGTGAGTTCAGAAACAAGCCTGAGATCGAATTTGAAGATGAGCCTGAAGTGGCTGCGATGCCGTCGTCGCGGACTGCGGCCCTGTTGGCGGATGAAGAGGATGTTTCATCCCGGTCGGGGATGGGGTGGAAGGCCCTGGTGGGAGTGGGCGTGGTTGTGGTGGCGCTGTTTGTGTGGGGAATGTTCCATGGCCATTCGGCGGAGCAGAGTGTAGCGGTGGTGCATCCTGCGGCGGTGGATGCGGCTGTTACGCAACAGTCGGCGCCTGTGCCGGCTGATCTGAAGCCTTCTGCGGCGACGGGAGTCGATGGAGTTGCTTCGAGCGCGGCTTCGACTGCAGGACAGGCTGCTGGTGATCGTGTGGAATGGCGGGCGATTGCGTTTACCTATAACCATGAGGACCAGGCGAAGACGAAGGCGGAGCGGCTGGCGTCGCGCCATCCGGAGTTGAAGCCGGAGGTGTTTACGCCGAATGGGCGCGCGCCTTATCTGGTGTCGATTGGCGGCGCGATGAGCAGAGAGGATGCGTATGCGTTGGCGCGGAAGGCTCGCAGCGAACGAGTAGCTGGCGATGTCTATGCGCAGAACTTTCATATGGCAGGTCCGTCGGAATAG
- a CDS encoding serine hydrolase domain-containing protein, producing MLTAAAQLPATTESAMDAAASEVLAATGVPSASVAVVSGGKVAYVKAYGEARLSPEMAATPEMQYSIGSISKEFTAALLLMLQQDGKLSIDDPVGKYLPGLTRANEVTIREVLSMTSGYQDFWPEDYVMTTMMANTTAEHILDVWGKKPLDFDPGTEWQYSNTNYVIAGRIAEIVGGKPLMEQLRERIFGPLGMTSVLNSDASRLPETDPTGYYRHALGPLRPAPQEGVGWMFAAGELAMTARDLAKWDISLMNRTLLSKASYDEMFQEVKLKDGKGSGYGLGLDVGERDGHRFVAHSGEVSGFVAQNTVYVDDKVSVTVLTNEDASNAASALERRIAPLVLGGASEGDSDKTAEARALAIFTGLQQGKVDRSQLTELCNAYFTQEALDDYESSLKPLGTPVSFTQTSEEKRGGMTFRVFRVDFGKKQLRVTVYEEPDGKLEQYLVIPPGN from the coding sequence GTGTTGACTGCCGCGGCGCAGTTGCCTGCAACGACAGAGAGTGCGATGGATGCGGCGGCTTCTGAAGTGCTGGCTGCGACTGGAGTGCCGAGCGCTTCGGTCGCGGTGGTGAGTGGCGGGAAGGTCGCTTACGTGAAGGCGTATGGCGAGGCGCGGCTTTCGCCGGAGATGGCGGCGACGCCGGAGATGCAGTATTCGATCGGGTCGATCAGCAAAGAGTTCACGGCGGCGCTGCTGCTCATGCTTCAGCAGGACGGGAAGCTGTCGATTGATGATCCGGTGGGGAAGTATCTGCCGGGGTTGACGCGGGCGAACGAGGTGACGATCCGCGAGGTGCTGTCGATGACGTCCGGGTATCAGGATTTCTGGCCCGAGGACTACGTGATGACGACGATGATGGCGAATACGACGGCGGAACACATTCTGGATGTGTGGGGGAAGAAGCCGCTGGATTTCGATCCGGGAACCGAGTGGCAGTATTCGAATACGAATTATGTGATTGCGGGACGGATTGCGGAGATCGTCGGCGGCAAGCCGCTGATGGAGCAGTTGCGTGAGCGCATCTTTGGGCCGCTGGGGATGACGAGCGTGTTGAACTCGGATGCGAGCCGGCTGCCGGAGACAGATCCGACGGGATATTACAGGCACGCGCTGGGGCCGCTGCGGCCTGCTCCGCAGGAGGGCGTGGGTTGGATGTTCGCGGCGGGCGAGTTGGCGATGACGGCGCGTGATCTTGCGAAGTGGGATATCAGTTTGATGAACCGGACGCTGCTCTCGAAGGCTTCGTATGACGAGATGTTTCAGGAGGTGAAGCTGAAGGATGGCAAAGGCAGCGGGTACGGGCTGGGCCTGGATGTGGGTGAGCGCGATGGGCACAGGTTTGTGGCGCACTCGGGCGAGGTGTCGGGGTTTGTGGCGCAGAATACGGTGTATGTGGATGACAAGGTTTCGGTTACCGTGCTGACCAACGAGGATGCTTCGAACGCGGCGAGCGCGTTGGAGCGGAGGATTGCTCCGCTGGTACTTGGCGGCGCGAGTGAGGGAGATTCTGACAAGACTGCGGAGGCGCGGGCGCTGGCTATCTTTACTGGATTGCAGCAGGGAAAGGTTGACCGGTCGCAGTTGACGGAGCTTTGCAATGCGTACTTTACGCAGGAGGCACTCGATGATTATGAGTCGAGTTTGAAGCCGCTGGGCACGCCTGTGAGCTTTACCCAGACTTCTGAGGAGAAGCGTGGCGGGATGACGTTTCGGGTGTTTCGCGTGGATTTTGGCAAGAAGCAGTTGCGCGTGACGGTGTATGAGGAGCCGGATGGGAAGCTGGAGCAGTATCTGGTGATTCCTCCGGGGAACTGA
- a CDS encoding MarR family winged helix-turn-helix transcriptional regulator: MRRKPTQLPVLPCGCAQLRRAARAVTRMYNRELRPSGLELSQYTLLMSLGLAGEITQKGLGKLLAMDSTTLTRTLVSLVERGWVSVEEGEDRREKRLALSSSGRRKLEQARPHWERAQRKLSEGLGDRDWELMGKLLTSVAETAGQA; the protein is encoded by the coding sequence ATGAGACGAAAGCCTACACAGCTTCCGGTTTTGCCTTGCGGTTGTGCGCAGCTTCGGCGTGCGGCGCGCGCGGTGACGCGGATGTATAACCGGGAGCTTCGCCCTTCCGGGCTGGAGCTGAGCCAGTACACGCTGCTGATGTCGCTGGGGTTGGCGGGGGAGATTACGCAGAAAGGGCTTGGGAAGCTGCTGGCGATGGACAGTACGACGCTGACGCGCACGCTGGTCTCTCTGGTGGAGCGCGGGTGGGTAAGTGTGGAGGAGGGTGAGGATCGGCGGGAGAAGCGGCTGGCATTGAGCTCGTCCGGGCGGCGGAAGCTGGAACAGGCCAGACCACATTGGGAGCGTGCGCAGAGGAAGTTGAGTGAGGGGTTGGGGGACAGGGATTGGGAGCTGATGGGGAAGCTGTTGACGAGCGTGGCTGAGACCGCGGGACAGGCTTAA
- a CDS encoding MBL fold metallo-hydrolase: MFLKQYYLGCLAHASYLIADEASGTAVVVDPQRDVQQYLDDAERVGAKIRYVFLTHFHADFLAGHLELRDRCGAEIRLGAQAKAEYRFVAMKDDDALEFGGVRLQVLETPGHTIESISILVFDLTKDNDKPYAVLTGDTLFIGDVGRPDLRASLGWTAEELGGHLYESLHGKLMTLPDETLVYPAHGAGSLCGKNISSDTVSTMGEQRKFNYALRPMTKEEFVRLVSADQPDAPAYFTYDAILNTRERETLDKALEHGLRPVELEDVLAMSNAGVQVLDVRDASEYAKGHLAGSINIGLGGQYATWAGTVLDPAKPIVIVAEPGREQEAAMRLGRIGFDEVKGYLKDGMVALAGRPDLVWQTERVGAPVLAEELASKEPPLVVDVRSAKEWGAKHLAGSVNLPLSQLAARVGELPRGRRIAVHCAGGYRSSIAAGVLNQHGITDVVELAGGIAAWEAAKLPVVAG, from the coding sequence ATGTTTCTGAAGCAGTACTACCTTGGTTGTCTTGCGCATGCTTCGTATCTGATTGCAGACGAGGCCAGCGGAACTGCGGTGGTGGTCGATCCGCAGCGGGACGTTCAGCAGTATCTGGATGATGCGGAGCGTGTTGGCGCGAAGATTCGCTATGTTTTTCTGACGCACTTTCATGCGGATTTTCTGGCGGGGCATCTGGAGCTGCGTGATCGGTGTGGGGCGGAGATTCGGTTGGGCGCGCAGGCTAAGGCTGAGTACAGGTTTGTCGCGATGAAGGATGACGATGCGCTGGAGTTTGGCGGCGTGCGTTTGCAGGTGCTGGAGACGCCTGGGCATACGATTGAGTCGATCTCGATTCTGGTGTTCGATCTGACGAAGGATAATGACAAACCCTATGCGGTGTTGACTGGGGACACGTTGTTTATTGGTGATGTGGGGCGGCCTGATCTGCGGGCTTCGCTGGGGTGGACGGCGGAGGAGCTGGGCGGCCATCTGTATGAGTCGTTGCACGGGAAGCTGATGACGCTGCCGGACGAGACGCTGGTGTATCCGGCGCATGGGGCGGGGTCGTTGTGCGGGAAGAATATTTCGTCGGACACGGTGTCGACGATGGGTGAGCAGCGGAAGTTCAACTATGCGCTGCGGCCGATGACGAAGGAGGAGTTTGTGAGGCTGGTGTCGGCGGACCAGCCGGATGCGCCTGCTTACTTTACCTACGATGCGATTCTGAATACGCGCGAGCGGGAGACGCTGGACAAGGCGCTGGAGCATGGGCTGCGGCCGGTGGAGTTGGAGGATGTGCTTGCGATGAGCAATGCGGGCGTGCAGGTGCTGGATGTGCGCGACGCTTCGGAGTATGCGAAGGGGCATCTTGCGGGCAGCATCAATATTGGGCTGGGTGGACAGTATGCGACGTGGGCGGGGACAGTGTTGGATCCTGCGAAGCCGATTGTGATTGTGGCGGAGCCGGGGCGCGAGCAGGAGGCGGCGATGCGTCTGGGGCGGATTGGGTTCGATGAGGTGAAGGGGTATCTGAAGGACGGCATGGTCGCGCTGGCGGGGCGGCCGGATCTGGTTTGGCAGACGGAGCGGGTGGGCGCGCCGGTGTTGGCGGAGGAGCTGGCTTCGAAGGAGCCTCCGCTGGTGGTGGATGTGCGGAGCGCAAAGGAGTGGGGCGCGAAGCATCTGGCGGGGAGTGTGAATCTGCCGCTGTCGCAGCTCGCGGCGCGGGTGGGTGAGCTGCCGCGTGGGCGGAGGATTGCGGTGCACTGCGCCGGAGGGTACAGGTCTTCGATTGCGGCGGGTGTGCTGAATCAGCATGGGATTACGGATGTGGTGGAGCTGGCGGGTGGGATTGCAGCGTGGGAGGCGGCGAAGCTGCCGGTGGTTGCCGGGTAA
- a CDS encoding VOC family protein, which translates to MSGFEGFPRISPFLWFDNNAEEAVEFYLTVFKNSRRLDKLTRAADDPSGKKGTPLTIAFDLDGQRFTALNGGPMFKFNESVSFVVRCDSQQEVDEYWAKLTANGGKESQCGWLKDRFGLSWQIVPAKLPELVKNPKAMKAMMGMRKIDIAELERAAAS; encoded by the coding sequence ATGAGTGGTTTCGAAGGTTTCCCCCGGATATCGCCGTTTCTGTGGTTCGATAACAATGCGGAAGAGGCAGTGGAGTTTTATCTGACGGTGTTTAAAAACTCGCGTCGCCTGGATAAGTTGACGAGGGCGGCGGATGATCCTTCTGGAAAGAAGGGAACGCCTCTGACGATTGCGTTCGATCTGGATGGGCAGCGGTTTACTGCTTTGAATGGTGGGCCGATGTTCAAGTTCAATGAGTCGGTGTCGTTTGTGGTGCGGTGCGATTCGCAGCAGGAAGTGGATGAGTACTGGGCGAAGCTGACTGCTAATGGTGGCAAAGAGAGCCAGTGTGGATGGCTGAAGGACAGGTTTGGGCTTTCGTGGCAGATTGTGCCGGCGAAGCTACCGGAGCTGGTGAAGAATCCGAAAGCGATGAAGGCCATGATGGGGATGAGGAAGATTGATATTGCGGAGCTGGAGCGTGCGGCGGCTTCGTAG
- a CDS encoding VOC family protein: protein MTLHTCLNYGGNCRQAFEFYQQHLGGKITIMMSHADSPALNQLPPEQQHFIVHARMTLGGTELLANDVPPERFQPMRSAYLSLTVDSIAEAERIYALLSDGGQIFMPLAENFFAHRFAMLRDSFGTSWMLIHPRAQA from the coding sequence ATGACACTTCACACCTGTCTCAACTACGGCGGAAACTGCCGCCAGGCCTTTGAGTTCTACCAGCAGCACCTCGGCGGAAAAATCACCATCATGATGTCGCACGCCGATTCGCCCGCGCTCAACCAGCTTCCTCCCGAGCAGCAGCACTTCATCGTCCACGCCCGCATGACCCTCGGCGGCACTGAGTTGCTCGCCAACGACGTTCCACCCGAGCGCTTCCAGCCCATGCGCAGTGCCTACCTCTCGCTCACGGTCGACAGCATCGCCGAAGCCGAGCGCATCTACGCGCTGCTCTCCGATGGAGGCCAGATCTTCATGCCACTCGCCGAAAACTTCTTCGCCCATCGCTTCGCCATGCTGCGCGACAGCTTCGGCACCTCATGGATGCTCATCCATCCGCGCGCCCAGGCTTAG
- a CDS encoding MFS transporter — protein MPPAWIVGLAVFPFGLVVGFTITALPFLLTNLGIPLYKVASVSAVVMSPTFWGFLLQPVMDTGLTRRAYCWLTATVGAVCVAGALMLLTPAHLGQATALLTVAELSLVLFSGAVSGWTAGFTPDHLRGSVSGWTNVANLGGGALGSLAVMSLSSHVSAGLIGAGLAVFIILGTLPTVAFPDPERSSFGFKQIFTDAMKATWKASKAKECLTGFALFLAPASAVAAINLFSGMGKDFHTAEHTVIWITGAGCAIATSLGALAGGYAANKLSRGHMYLLSGISASVCALAMAFTPHDTAAFVVGVLVYNGIAGVVYAAFNSLGYQLVGQKSPVASTQLGLFAAATNGAIVYMTWADGQGYKHFGVRGLLMTDGLASMISGVLLLVLLRGQLRGIRRHALEQSTVEAEETSGSLTA, from the coding sequence ATGCCGCCGGCGTGGATTGTTGGACTGGCGGTCTTTCCGTTTGGACTGGTGGTGGGGTTCACCATTACGGCGTTGCCGTTTTTGCTGACGAACCTGGGGATTCCGCTGTACAAGGTGGCCAGCGTGAGCGCGGTGGTGATGTCCCCGACGTTCTGGGGATTTCTGCTGCAGCCGGTGATGGATACGGGGCTGACACGCAGGGCGTATTGCTGGTTGACGGCAACGGTGGGCGCGGTGTGCGTGGCGGGTGCGCTGATGCTGTTGACGCCTGCCCATCTTGGCCAGGCTACGGCGTTGCTGACGGTTGCGGAGTTGTCGCTGGTGCTGTTTTCAGGCGCGGTGAGCGGCTGGACGGCTGGATTCACGCCGGACCATCTGCGCGGCTCGGTAAGCGGATGGACGAATGTCGCGAACCTGGGCGGCGGCGCGCTGGGTTCGCTGGCGGTGATGTCGCTGTCGAGCCATGTGAGCGCGGGCCTGATTGGAGCGGGACTGGCTGTGTTCATCATCCTGGGGACACTGCCGACGGTGGCGTTCCCTGATCCGGAGCGGTCGTCGTTTGGCTTCAAACAGATATTTACGGATGCGATGAAGGCGACGTGGAAGGCGTCGAAGGCGAAGGAATGCCTGACGGGATTTGCGCTGTTCCTTGCGCCGGCGAGCGCAGTGGCGGCCATCAATCTGTTTTCGGGCATGGGCAAGGACTTCCATACCGCCGAGCATACGGTGATCTGGATTACAGGAGCCGGTTGTGCGATTGCGACTTCGCTGGGAGCGCTGGCGGGTGGGTATGCGGCGAATAAGCTTTCGCGTGGGCATATGTATCTGCTGTCGGGAATCAGCGCGAGTGTGTGTGCGCTGGCGATGGCGTTTACGCCGCACGATACTGCCGCGTTTGTTGTGGGGGTGCTCGTCTACAACGGAATTGCAGGCGTGGTGTATGCCGCGTTTAACTCGCTGGGATACCAGCTGGTCGGACAGAAGAGCCCGGTGGCGAGCACGCAGCTTGGATTGTTTGCCGCGGCGACGAATGGCGCGATTGTGTATATGACCTGGGCCGATGGGCAGGGGTACAAGCACTTTGGCGTGCGCGGGCTGTTGATGACGGATGGACTGGCGAGCATGATTTCGGGCGTGTTGCTGTTGGTGCTACTGCGAGGGCAGTTGCGTGGCATTCGCCGCCATGCGCTGGAACAGAGTACGGTAGAAGCGGAAGAGACTTCTGGTTCGCTTACGGCGTGA
- a CDS encoding type III polyketide synthase, with protein MRIASVGTAYPPNRYPQAIITEALRTRWQDRLPEPRLINRLHANCGVEYRYTVFPLQTYADLSGFGPTNDAWITAALDLGQKSITSALDRVGLTPADISAIFFASVTGISSPTIDARLINRMPFPVNIKRTPIFGLGCVAGAAGISRAADYVRAFPKQYALLLSVELCSLTWQDNDQSIANLVSCGLFGDGSAAVVIAGAETPLVQSPNGHKPGPRILDTRSTFYHNTEHIMGWDIGNLGFKIVLSPDVPKVVHEHLKGNVDSFLADNGLRAEDISSYIFHSGGPKVLEAMETTLNLPPDALAPSWKSLREVGNLSAASVLAVLEDVLSNSPGKPGSYSILAAMGPAFCSELVLLQW; from the coding sequence ATGCGTATTGCTTCTGTCGGCACGGCCTATCCCCCCAACCGCTATCCCCAGGCAATCATTACTGAAGCGCTCCGTACCCGCTGGCAGGACCGCCTGCCCGAGCCGCGTCTGATTAATCGCCTCCACGCCAACTGTGGCGTCGAATACCGTTACACCGTCTTCCCGCTCCAGACCTACGCCGACCTCTCCGGCTTCGGCCCCACCAACGACGCCTGGATCACCGCCGCGCTCGATCTCGGCCAGAAATCCATCACCTCCGCGCTCGACCGCGTGGGCCTCACCCCCGCAGACATCTCCGCCATCTTCTTCGCATCCGTCACCGGCATCTCCAGCCCCACCATCGACGCGCGTCTCATCAACCGGATGCCCTTCCCGGTCAATATCAAGCGAACGCCCATCTTCGGTCTCGGCTGCGTCGCTGGCGCGGCAGGCATCTCGCGTGCTGCAGACTACGTCCGCGCCTTTCCGAAGCAATACGCGCTGCTGCTCTCAGTCGAGCTCTGCTCACTCACCTGGCAGGACAACGACCAGTCCATCGCCAACCTCGTCTCCTGCGGCCTCTTCGGCGACGGCTCCGCCGCCGTCGTCATCGCCGGCGCTGAAACTCCGCTCGTCCAAAGCCCCAACGGCCACAAACCCGGCCCGCGCATCCTCGACACCCGCTCGACCTTCTATCACAACACTGAGCACATCATGGGCTGGGACATCGGCAACCTCGGCTTCAAGATCGTCCTCTCGCCCGACGTCCCCAAAGTCGTGCACGAGCATCTCAAAGGCAACGTTGACAGCTTCCTGGCCGACAATGGCCTCCGTGCCGAAGACATCTCCAGCTACATCTTCCACTCCGGCGGCCCTAAGGTCCTCGAAGCCATGGAGACCACGCTCAACTTGCCACCCGACGCGCTCGCCCCATCATGGAAGAGCCTCCGCGAAGTCGGCAACCTCTCCGCGGCATCCGTGCTCGCCGTGCTTGAAGACGTGCTCAGCAACTCTCCCGGCAAGCCCGGCAGCTACAGCATCCTCGCCGCCATGGGACCTGCCTTCTGCTCGGAACTCGTTTTGCTTCAGTGGTAA